One Nostoc punctiforme PCC 73102 DNA window includes the following coding sequences:
- a CDS encoding energy-coupling factor ABC transporter permease, translating into MHIPDGFVSVPVAGATGLASVAALFIAFERSQEAFGIRRAPILGLTTAFIFAAQMINFPVAGGTSGHLLGGTLAAIVLGSPWAGTLCIATVLIIQAVLFADGGITALGANIFNMAVVGVWVGWILTQTLQRLLGGFKGRLPLAAGIAAGVSVVVAAIACAIELALSGTAPVAIVLPAMTGVHILIGIGEGIITGGVLTYLATARPDLLPGEQQEFRGWSVPIVTIFLIAGVLSLFASAWPDGLEKVAEKTGFIDLAAKVRVIVPTPLADYSIKGLGPIGTSIAGLMGATVCFAVAFGIAKVVKPKNA; encoded by the coding sequence ATGCATATTCCTGATGGATTTGTTTCTGTTCCGGTGGCAGGGGCTACTGGTTTAGCCAGTGTAGCAGCACTTTTTATTGCCTTCGAGCGATCGCAAGAAGCTTTTGGTATCCGTCGTGCGCCCATACTGGGATTAACCACTGCCTTCATTTTTGCCGCCCAGATGATCAATTTTCCGGTAGCTGGAGGTACTAGTGGTCACTTATTAGGAGGAACCTTAGCTGCGATCGTTTTGGGTAGTCCGTGGGCAGGGACGTTGTGTATTGCCACAGTTTTAATTATTCAAGCTGTGCTATTTGCTGATGGTGGCATTACAGCCTTGGGAGCAAACATTTTCAATATGGCAGTAGTTGGTGTTTGGGTAGGCTGGATTTTAACCCAAACCTTGCAACGGCTGTTGGGGGGATTTAAAGGGCGTTTACCCCTAGCTGCTGGTATAGCTGCTGGTGTAAGTGTAGTGGTAGCTGCTATAGCTTGTGCTATTGAGTTAGCCCTCTCTGGTACTGCACCTGTAGCCATAGTTTTACCAGCTATGACTGGCGTACATATTTTGATTGGCATTGGCGAAGGGATAATTACTGGGGGTGTGCTGACTTATTTAGCTACAGCCCGACCAGATTTGTTACCAGGGGAACAGCAGGAATTTCGCGGGTGGTCAGTGCCTATTGTCACCATTTTCTTGATTGCAGGAGTGCTTTCACTCTTTGCCTCAGCCTGGCCTGATGGTTTGGAAAAAGTCGCTGAAAAGACAGGTTTCATTGATTTAGCTGCAAAAGTCCGGGTAATTGTGCCGACTCCCTTAGCTGACTATAGTATTAAGGGTTTGGGGCCAATTGGTACTAGTATCGCTGGACTTATGGGAGCTACAGTTTGCTTTGCTGTAGCCTTTGGGATTGCCAAGGTGGTGAAACCGAAGAATGCTTAA
- a CDS encoding mannose-1-phosphate guanyltransferase, translated as MRAVLMAGGSGTRLRPLTCDLPKPMVPILNRPIAEHIINLLKRHQITEVIATLHYLPDVLRDYFQDGSDFGVQMTYAVEEDQPLGTAGCVKNIAELLDETFLVISGDSITDFDLTAAIAFHKQNKSKATLILTRVPNPIEFGVVITDEERRIRRFLEKPSSSEIFSDTVNTGTYILEPEVLEYLPANIECDFSKDLFPLLLAKDEPMYGYIAQGYWCDVGHLDAYREAQYDALDRKVNLDFAYKEVSHELWVGQNTYIDHTAVIETPAVIGDNCRIGARVQIEAGTVIGDNVTIGADANLKRPIVWNGAFIGDEAHLSACVISRGARVDRRAHVLEAAVVGSLSTVGEEAQISPGVRVWPSKKIESGAVLNINLIWGNTAQRNLFGQRGVQGLANIDITPEFAVKLGSAYGSTLKPGSKVTVSRDQRNVSRMVTRSLIAGLMSVGIDIQNLDATAIPIARTVIPTMSVAGGIHVRVHPDRPDYILIEFMDAKGINISKALEKKIEGAYFKEDMRRALIHEIGDVSYPSQVMDRYCTAFEKLLHVHTLRNSRAKVVIDYVYAVSGAVLPQMLDKFGADAVVLNASVNKSAMSITDREGLLTQLGHVVEALKANFGVQVSANGEQLILVDESGYPIRGETLTALMVDMILTANPRGTVVVPVHASSAIEQVARRHDGRVIRTKANPTALMEACQKNPNVVLGGSGETGFIFPQLHPGFDSMFCIAKIIEMLTIQERSLAAARSELPRVIHKTYTVRCPWTAKGALMRYLVETHPAQNLELIDGVKICQPYDDSWLLVLPDASEPLVHLYANSNDREWVDETVRNYRTRVQSFVERQQEYQPAEM; from the coding sequence ATGCGTGCAGTACTTATGGCAGGGGGTTCGGGAACGCGGCTTCGCCCGTTAACTTGCGATCTGCCCAAACCGATGGTGCCAATCCTAAATCGACCAATTGCCGAACATATTATCAATCTTCTGAAGAGACATCAAATTACAGAAGTTATTGCGACATTGCATTATTTACCTGATGTCTTGCGAGACTATTTTCAAGATGGCAGCGATTTTGGTGTTCAGATGACTTATGCCGTCGAAGAAGATCAGCCTTTGGGTACAGCAGGCTGTGTGAAAAACATTGCCGAACTTCTGGATGAAACTTTTTTAGTCATTAGCGGTGATAGCATAACAGATTTTGACCTCACGGCTGCGATCGCATTTCACAAACAAAATAAGTCGAAAGCTACTTTGATTTTAACCAGGGTTCCCAACCCAATTGAGTTTGGGGTGGTGATTACCGATGAGGAAAGACGAATTCGACGATTTTTAGAAAAACCCTCTAGTAGTGAAATTTTTTCCGATACTGTCAACACTGGCACTTACATTCTCGAACCAGAAGTTTTAGAATATCTGCCAGCAAACATTGAATGCGACTTTTCCAAAGACCTATTCCCCTTACTATTAGCAAAAGATGAGCCAATGTATGGTTACATCGCTCAAGGCTACTGGTGTGATGTTGGTCACTTAGATGCCTATCGGGAAGCTCAATATGATGCATTAGATCGAAAGGTAAATCTCGATTTTGCCTACAAAGAAGTTTCTCATGAGTTATGGGTAGGTCAAAATACTTACATCGATCATACGGCTGTAATTGAAACCCCAGCAGTGATTGGTGATAATTGTCGTATCGGTGCAAGAGTACAAATTGAGGCCGGGACTGTAATTGGCGATAATGTCACTATTGGCGCTGATGCTAATCTCAAACGCCCCATAGTGTGGAATGGGGCATTTATTGGCGATGAAGCACATCTTTCTGCCTGTGTGATTTCCCGTGGCGCTCGTGTAGACCGCCGCGCCCATGTATTAGAAGCAGCTGTTGTGGGTTCGCTTTCCACGGTGGGAGAAGAAGCCCAAATTAGCCCAGGTGTGCGCGTTTGGCCAAGTAAAAAGATTGAGTCAGGGGCAGTTCTAAACATTAACTTGATTTGGGGCAACACCGCTCAACGAAATTTATTTGGGCAACGTGGTGTGCAAGGATTAGCGAATATCGATATCACCCCAGAATTCGCCGTGAAATTGGGATCTGCTTACGGTTCTACCTTAAAACCTGGTTCTAAGGTAACGGTTTCCCGTGACCAGCGTAATGTCTCTCGGATGGTGACGCGATCGCTCATTGCTGGTTTAATGTCAGTAGGTATTGATATTCAAAACCTCGATGCTACAGCTATCCCCATTGCTCGCACGGTTATACCCACAATGTCGGTAGCTGGTGGTATCCATGTGCGAGTCCACCCCGATCGCCCTGACTACATTCTGATTGAATTCATGGATGCTAAGGGCATTAATATCTCCAAAGCCCTGGAAAAGAAAATCGAAGGTGCTTACTTCAAGGAAGATATGCGGCGGGCGCTAATTCATGAAATTGGTGATGTATCTTATCCTAGCCAAGTCATGGATCGCTACTGTACTGCTTTTGAGAAACTTTTGCATGTTCACACACTCCGCAATAGTCGGGCAAAAGTAGTGATTGATTATGTTTATGCAGTATCCGGGGCAGTTTTACCCCAAATGTTGGATAAATTTGGTGCTGATGCAGTGGTACTGAATGCCAGTGTCAATAAAAGTGCGATGTCAATCACCGATCGCGAAGGACTGCTAACTCAGTTAGGTCATGTAGTGGAAGCATTGAAAGCTAACTTTGGTGTGCAAGTCTCCGCTAATGGAGAACAGCTGATTTTAGTTGATGAATCCGGCTACCCAATTCGTGGAGAAACTTTAACAGCACTGATGGTAGACATGATTCTGACGGCTAACCCCAGAGGAACAGTAGTAGTGCCGGTTCATGCTTCTAGTGCTATTGAACAAGTCGCTCGTCGTCATGATGGCAGGGTAATCCGCACCAAAGCCAACCCTACAGCTTTAATGGAAGCTTGTCAAAAAAATCCAAATGTGGTTTTGGGAGGTAGTGGAGAGACTGGTTTTATTTTCCCGCAACTGCATCCGGGATTTGATTCTATGTTCTGTATTGCAAAGATCATTGAGATGTTGACTATACAGGAGCGATCGCTAGCTGCTGCGCGGTCAGAATTGCCCCGTGTAATTCACAAAACTTATACAGTCCGTTGTCCGTGGACAGCCAAGGGTGCTTTGATGCGTTACTTAGTGGAAACTCACCCAGCCCAAAACTTAGAACTCATTGATGGAGTGAAAATTTGTCAACCTTATGATGATAGTTGGTTGTTAGTTTTACCAGATGCTAGCGAACCACTGGTGCATCTGTATGCAAATAGCAACGATCGCGAATGGGTAGATGAGACTGTCAGAAATTACCGTACCCGTGTTCAGAGTTTTGTGGAAAGACAACAAGAATATCAACCAGCAGAAATGTAA
- a CDS encoding energy-coupling factor transporter transmembrane component T family protein, producing the protein MLKLSLPLRLQLSLVIVVGAALLKYHAWYCLGVYAAIALLWAWLLHVSIRHLGGLLGTELIFLSLLALPLGWERASFLLLRSLVCLVTMNSFLLTLPPHSFGIALKGLPVPAPLKENLLLAGQYMEILLSEVTRMQRSAQLRGLHGTAGWLRYASAAMIGALYLRSLDRAERVYGAMVARGYNGQLPIDSPLRPKERFAVLLACAIAATVTLTSYKI; encoded by the coding sequence ATGCTTAAACTTTCTTTGCCATTGCGTTTGCAGCTGTCTCTAGTGATTGTCGTGGGAGCAGCGTTACTAAAATATCATGCTTGGTATTGCTTAGGTGTATATGCCGCGATCGCACTTTTGTGGGCTTGGCTGTTGCACGTATCAATTCGCCACTTGGGAGGATTACTCGGTACAGAATTGATTTTTTTGTCATTGCTAGCCTTGCCTTTGGGATGGGAAAGAGCCAGCTTTTTACTGCTTCGTTCGCTGGTTTGTCTAGTTACTATGAATAGTTTTTTGTTAACCTTACCGCCCCACAGTTTTGGTATAGCCCTGAAAGGCTTACCCGTACCAGCACCTTTAAAAGAAAACTTGTTGTTAGCTGGGCAATATATGGAAATTTTGCTCTCAGAAGTAACCCGGATGCAGCGCAGCGCTCAATTACGTGGTCTGCATGGAACTGCGGGATGGTTGCGCTACGCCAGTGCTGCCATGATCGGAGCCTTGTATCTCCGCAGTCTGGATAGGGCAGAACGAGTCTATGGGGCAATGGTAGCTCGCGGTTACAACGGGCAATTGCCCATCGATTCTCCTCTCAGACCGAAAGAGCGTTTTGCCGTATTACTAGCTTGTGCGATCGCTGCTACTGTAACCCTAACTTCTTACAAAATTTAA
- a CDS encoding lysophospholipid acyltransferase family protein, whose protein sequence is MPRSIQSTQPPLKFITQRFNPLVLQIVRWLLPIALRFRTRPWLTAGIVGIEAKNVEVLAELYQQFQAGKIRFLLAFRHPEVEDPLCMLYLLSRIVPRVARQEGISLQSLVHSYFLYDRGMTVWAGNWLGWLFSRVGGVPVHRGRRLDRQAIQTARELFTNGELPIAVAPEGGTNGHSGIVSPLEPGVAQMGFWCVEDLQKANRTETVIIVPIAIQYRYVEPPWSKLDWLLSKLEADSGLAVKEIDRGTQEEIYYQRLCRLAEYLITEMEEFYRRFYHQDIPKTSSTDESASPNQVLIARLHRLLDKALQVTEQYFGVQAQGNFIDRCRRLEEAGWNYIYRKDLPDINALPPFKRGLADWIAEEADLRMRHMRIVESFVAVTATYIQEKPTAERFAETALLVFDMLSRIQDTTLPGRPRLGLRQAHITVGEPISVTERFRNSQGDRYAARQGVSDLTKDLQIALEKMIS, encoded by the coding sequence TTGCCTAGATCGATTCAGTCTACTCAACCACCACTGAAATTTATTACTCAACGGTTTAACCCGTTGGTACTCCAGATTGTTCGGTGGTTACTGCCGATCGCACTACGGTTTCGCACTCGCCCTTGGCTAACGGCTGGGATTGTCGGTATTGAAGCCAAGAATGTTGAGGTATTAGCTGAACTTTATCAACAATTCCAGGCTGGGAAAATTCGCTTTTTGTTAGCATTCCGTCACCCAGAGGTGGAAGATCCTCTGTGTATGCTGTATTTGCTTTCCCGTATTGTGCCACGAGTTGCCCGTCAGGAAGGTATTTCACTGCAATCCCTTGTTCACAGTTATTTTCTCTACGATCGGGGTATGACGGTTTGGGCTGGAAATTGGCTAGGTTGGTTATTTTCACGGGTGGGAGGTGTGCCGGTTCATCGCGGTAGGCGACTAGATCGGCAAGCAATCCAAACAGCACGGGAGTTATTTACTAATGGCGAACTACCGATCGCAGTAGCACCAGAAGGCGGTACTAATGGTCATAGTGGTATTGTTAGCCCACTGGAACCAGGCGTTGCTCAAATGGGGTTCTGGTGTGTAGAAGATTTACAAAAAGCCAATCGCACTGAAACTGTGATTATTGTGCCGATCGCTATTCAGTATCGCTACGTCGAGCCACCTTGGTCTAAACTGGATTGGCTATTGAGTAAGTTGGAAGCTGATAGCGGCTTGGCAGTTAAGGAAATTGATCGGGGCACTCAAGAAGAGATTTACTATCAACGCCTCTGTAGGTTAGCTGAATATCTCATTACTGAGATGGAAGAATTTTATCGTCGCTTCTATCATCAAGACATCCCGAAAACCAGCTCAACTGATGAATCTGCTAGCCCAAATCAAGTATTAATTGCCAGACTTCATCGCTTGCTGGATAAGGCTTTACAAGTTACTGAGCAATATTTTGGAGTTCAGGCACAGGGTAATTTTATTGACCGTTGTCGCCGCTTGGAAGAGGCTGGTTGGAATTACATTTACCGGAAAGATTTGCCAGATATCAATGCTTTACCACCCTTTAAACGCGGTTTGGCTGACTGGATTGCTGAAGAAGCAGACTTGCGGATGAGACACATGCGGATAGTGGAAAGTTTTGTTGCAGTCACAGCTACTTATATTCAAGAAAAACCGACAGCAGAACGGTTTGCAGAAACAGCGCTACTTGTATTCGATATGCTTTCTCGAATTCAAGATACAACACTTCCAGGGCGACCTCGCTTAGGTTTGCGCCAGGCACATATCACTGTGGGAGAGCCAATTTCAGTTACTGAACGCTTCCGCAATTCTCAGGGCGATCGCTATGCAGCTAGACAAGGTGTAAGCGATTTGACAAAAGATTTGCAAATTGCTTTAGAGAAGATGATTAGTTAG
- a CDS encoding glycosyltransferase family 39 protein — protein MRVIFKGAFYFYKKIISLLPASTDPCVQIVDSNSASQHKHWYSYWQVRFPPSWLHPLLMLMWLLIGISLRLTNLTAKSPWTDEFSTLVFSLGNNFLSVPLDRAIAPDILLQPLQPNPVASIGDVVHNLATQDSHPPLYFVLAYLWMKLFPSEGGLVSLFAARSLPAIFGAASIPCVYVLGKVAFRSRIVGQLAAATIAVSPYAVFLAQEARHYTLAMLWVIGSLTCLVIATRHIQNRTPLPIWVALSWVVINALGIATHYFFTFTLYTEAVVLISLAWLQLQTSTKFSFFFSSVWRRIYAVAVGTLVAGLIWIPILLENKNRGILTEWIRGSRVGLDWLSPIFQALGTLIAMISLLPVESSQALVVIPSGIVMLTFFIWAVPILLRGIKIQLQHPENRIMIQVFIGVAVSAIALFLIFTYFLGIDLTRGARYNFVYYPAIVVLLGASLAVCWHPPQELMEREQGKNGIESIGKWGINGKKAVMLIWLMGFFSAVTVICNLGYQKYYRPDLFVQLIQQISPVPVLIATTHKSYIQTGEMMGVARELKLANSPQNSLFLLAHQYQDPNTSTIALENTLKTLPRPFDLWLVNFHAPVAEAVKTCAVSNNQSLPGVDGYEYQLYHCQKS, from the coding sequence ATGAGAGTTATTTTCAAAGGTGCATTTTATTTTTACAAAAAAATTATCTCGTTGCTACCTGCATCTACTGACCCTTGTGTACAGATTGTAGATAGTAATTCTGCCTCACAGCACAAACACTGGTATAGTTACTGGCAAGTTCGCTTCCCACCTTCCTGGCTTCACCCTTTGCTGATGTTGATGTGGTTGCTTATCGGCATTAGCTTACGCCTAACCAACTTGACAGCAAAGTCTCCTTGGACTGATGAGTTTTCCACCTTGGTGTTTAGCTTGGGTAACAATTTTTTATCAGTACCCCTAGATCGGGCGATCGCACCCGATATCTTATTACAACCACTCCAACCAAATCCAGTGGCTAGTATTGGTGATGTGGTTCATAACTTAGCTACACAAGATAGCCATCCACCTCTGTATTTTGTGCTGGCTTACCTGTGGATGAAATTATTCCCTAGCGAGGGAGGATTAGTATCGCTATTTGCAGCGCGATCGCTACCTGCGATATTCGGTGCTGCCTCAATTCCGTGTGTTTACGTATTAGGTAAAGTAGCATTTCGTTCGAGAATAGTAGGACAATTGGCTGCTGCCACGATCGCAGTATCACCCTACGCCGTATTTTTAGCACAAGAAGCACGTCATTATACTTTGGCAATGTTATGGGTGATTGGTTCTCTCACCTGCTTAGTAATTGCCACACGTCATATTCAAAACCGCACACCTTTACCTATATGGGTAGCACTTTCCTGGGTAGTAATTAATGCTTTAGGTATTGCTACTCATTATTTTTTCACCTTCACCCTCTACACAGAAGCCGTAGTTTTGATTTCTCTGGCTTGGCTTCAATTGCAAACTAGCACCAAATTTTCTTTCTTCTTCTCTTCTGTCTGGCGGCGCATTTATGCCGTTGCGGTAGGTACTTTGGTGGCGGGTTTAATTTGGATACCAATCTTGTTAGAGAACAAAAATCGTGGGATTTTGACCGAGTGGATTCGAGGTTCGCGCGTTGGACTAGATTGGTTAAGCCCAATTTTTCAAGCTTTAGGAACATTGATTGCAATGATTTCCCTGTTACCAGTTGAATCTTCTCAAGCTTTGGTGGTGATTCCTTCTGGAATAGTGATGCTGACTTTCTTTATTTGGGCAGTACCAATTTTGCTGCGTGGGATCAAAATTCAACTACAGCATCCAGAAAACCGGATTATGATTCAGGTGTTTATTGGAGTTGCAGTCAGTGCGATCGCTTTATTTTTGATCTTTACTTACTTTTTAGGTATTGACCTGACCAGAGGCGCTAGATATAACTTTGTTTACTATCCTGCGATCGTTGTCTTACTAGGTGCAAGTCTTGCAGTTTGTTGGCATCCTCCCCAAGAATTGATGGAAAGAGAACAAGGGAAAAATGGCATAGAAAGCATAGGTAAATGGGGAATAAACGGTAAAAAAGCCGTGATGTTAATTTGGTTAATGGGATTTTTTAGTGCAGTCACAGTAATCTGCAATCTCGGCTATCAAAAATATTATCGCCCTGACCTGTTTGTGCAACTCATCCAACAAATATCCCCAGTACCAGTTCTGATTGCCACTACTCACAAAAGTTATATACAAACTGGGGAAATGATGGGGGTAGCTAGGGAGTTGAAACTTGCCAATTCGCCCCAAAATTCTTTGTTTCTCCTTGCCCATCAATATCAAGATCCGAATACTTCCACCATTGCTCTAGAAAATACCTTAAAGACGCTACCACGACCTTTTGACTTGTGGCTGGTAAACTTTCACGCACCCGTAGCAGAAGCCGTCAAAACATGCGCCGTATCTAATAATCAATCTTTGCCAGGTGTGGACGGCTACGAATATCAACTTTATCACTGCCAGAAAAGTTAA
- the fldA gene encoding flavodoxin FldA encodes MSKKIGLFYGTQTGNTESDAEKIRDEFGGDVVTLHPIYEADTTTFDEYELLIIGSPTWDIGQLQSDWESFFSDLDEIGFSGKLVAYFGDGDQYGYADNFQDAMGILEEKISQRGGKTVGYWSTEGYEFENSRALKNGKFVGLALDEGSQSDLTDERIKTWVAQLKTEFGL; translated from the coding sequence ATGTCGAAAAAAATCGGTCTGTTTTATGGTACTCAAACTGGCAACACTGAATCTGATGCTGAAAAAATTCGGGATGAGTTTGGTGGTGATGTTGTAACATTACATCCCATTTATGAGGCGGATACTACCACTTTTGATGAGTATGAATTACTGATTATTGGCTCTCCAACTTGGGATATTGGTCAACTTCAGAGCGATTGGGAAAGCTTTTTCTCCGATCTCGATGAAATAGGTTTTAGCGGTAAGTTAGTTGCCTATTTTGGTGATGGAGATCAATATGGCTATGCTGATAACTTTCAGGATGCAATGGGAATTCTGGAAGAAAAAATTTCCCAGCGCGGCGGTAAAACTGTTGGCTACTGGTCAACAGAGGGTTATGAATTTGAGAATTCTAGAGCCTTGAAAAATGGCAAGTTTGTTGGTTTGGCACTTGATGAAGGTAGTCAATCCGATCTCACAGATGAGCGAATTAAAACTTGGGTTGCTCAGTTGAAAACAGAATTTGGTTTGTAG
- a CDS encoding rhodanese-related sulfurtransferase translates to MNSENTQIVAALYKFVKLPDFAQKRDPLLSYCQAQGVKGTILLAQEGINGTIAGSRQAIDSVLWFLRSDPRLADLEYKESYTETPPFERMKVRLKSEIVTLGLPEIDPTEKVGTYVSPQEWNDLICDPEVTVIDTRNDYEVNIGTFQGAENPQTGSFREFPDYVVHNLDPTKHKKVALFCTGGIRCEKASSFMLAQGFAEVYHLKGGILKYLEEVPAQESLWQGECFVFDERVAVSHGLEEGSYELCFCCGYPISEEDKISPKYEQGISCAYCFDSLTEEKRARQQEKWRHYQTQVANSKNRDVS, encoded by the coding sequence ATGAATTCAGAAAACACTCAAATTGTTGCAGCATTGTATAAATTTGTCAAGCTGCCAGATTTTGCCCAGAAACGAGATCCTCTGTTGTCTTACTGCCAAGCGCAAGGTGTCAAAGGGACAATTTTGTTGGCACAAGAAGGCATTAACGGTACAATTGCGGGTTCGCGTCAGGCGATTGATTCTGTTCTCTGGTTTCTGCGTAGTGACCCCCGTTTAGCAGACCTAGAATACAAAGAGTCCTATACTGAAACTCCACCTTTTGAGCGGATGAAGGTGCGGTTGAAGTCAGAGATTGTCACTTTGGGGTTGCCTGAAATTGACCCAACTGAGAAAGTTGGCACTTATGTCAGTCCCCAAGAATGGAATGATTTGATTTGCGATCCAGAAGTAACTGTGATTGACACTCGCAATGATTATGAGGTGAATATCGGTACTTTTCAAGGAGCAGAAAATCCCCAAACTGGCTCATTCCGAGAATTTCCCGATTATGTGGTACACAACCTCGACCCAACTAAACACAAAAAGGTTGCCTTGTTTTGTACAGGTGGCATTCGCTGTGAAAAGGCTTCATCTTTCATGCTTGCCCAAGGTTTTGCAGAAGTTTATCATCTCAAAGGCGGCATTCTCAAGTATCTGGAAGAAGTTCCGGCACAAGAAAGTTTATGGCAAGGTGAATGTTTTGTCTTTGACGAGCGGGTAGCTGTCAGTCATGGGTTGGAGGAAGGAAGTTATGAGTTGTGCTTCTGTTGTGGGTATCCGATTTCTGAAGAAGATAAAATATCTCCAAAATATGAGCAGGGTATCTCCTGTGCCTATTGTTTTGATAGCCTCACCGAGGAGAAAAGAGCGCGTCAACAGGAAAAATGGCGGCATTACCAAACCCAAGTTGCTAATTCCAAAAATCGGGATGTAAGCTAA
- a CDS encoding alpha/beta fold hydrolase, translated as MSDSFDVLWLNASPILKRFDKPLLDYLSGYMRIAQWEYQQTKDEASSIDQAVELLHNFLEWRDRPVHLAGHGMSGAIALTFARRFPQKVRSLTLLSVAAQPANNWQAHYYFQRQLFSISRELVLASTVRSLFGNQPPHTTKKLVAALDKDLEQSPSQHSLFKLVYLPKGGVSMPMMVCGSKSDPVVNPTVLHDWLNWLKPEDKLWECPQGYHFFHYFYPQQVGEEILSFWKRHPSHLLEASALSFSTSTN; from the coding sequence ATGTCTGATTCATTTGATGTTTTGTGGTTAAATGCAAGTCCTATTTTGAAGCGTTTTGATAAACCATTACTTGATTACTTATCTGGGTATATGAGAATCGCCCAGTGGGAATACCAGCAAACCAAAGATGAAGCCAGTTCCATAGATCAAGCTGTGGAGTTGCTGCATAACTTTTTAGAATGGCGCGATCGCCCCGTGCATTTAGCGGGCCATGGGATGAGTGGTGCGATCGCTTTAACCTTTGCTCGTCGATTTCCCCAAAAAGTGCGATCGCTAACTCTGCTGTCTGTAGCAGCTCAACCTGCAAACAATTGGCAAGCTCACTATTACTTTCAACGACAACTTTTTAGTATCAGCCGTGAGCTAGTTTTAGCAAGTACCGTTCGCAGTCTTTTTGGAAATCAACCACCTCATACCACTAAGAAGTTAGTAGCTGCCTTAGATAAAGATTTAGAACAATCTCCTTCACAACACTCTTTGTTTAAGTTGGTTTATTTACCCAAGGGTGGAGTTTCTATGCCAATGATGGTATGTGGTAGCAAGAGCGATCCGGTAGTCAACCCAACTGTATTACATGACTGGTTGAATTGGTTGAAGCCAGAAGATAAACTCTGGGAATGCCCACAAGGGTATCATTTTTTTCACTACTTCTATCCTCAACAGGTTGGCGAAGAGATTTTGAGTTTTTGGAAACGCCACCCTTCGCATTTACTAGAAGCATCTGCACTATCTTTTAGTACTTCTACAAATTAA
- a CDS encoding DUF2127 domain-containing protein: protein MKKRPLGLVAIVAYKSFAALLLMVTSIALLLTLKNYQTLEAFSENYVLEGKSIIIDWILKKVINLNPRTLAFSGIGAGVYAIITSIEAVGLWYEKRWAHVLVLGLVGISIPPEVYELIRGISLIKIFIFLLNLAVFGYLLRNFPKHPK from the coding sequence TTGAAAAAGCGTCCATTGGGGTTAGTGGCAATTGTTGCCTACAAATCATTTGCTGCCTTGCTACTTATGGTTACTTCCATTGCTTTATTATTGACATTAAAAAATTATCAGACTCTAGAGGCTTTCTCAGAAAATTATGTTTTAGAAGGTAAATCGATAATTATTGATTGGATTTTAAAGAAAGTTATCAACTTAAATCCTAGAACTTTGGCATTTAGCGGCATCGGAGCAGGAGTTTATGCTATTATCACCAGTATTGAAGCCGTTGGTTTATGGTACGAAAAGCGTTGGGCCCATGTATTAGTATTGGGACTTGTTGGTATCAGTATTCCACCAGAAGTTTATGAATTAATTCGGGGAATATCTCTGATAAAAATATTCATCTTTTTGTTAAATCTAGCTGTATTTGGATATTTACTCCGAAATTTTCCTAAACATCCAAAGTGA